The Pseudomonas sp. FP2309 genome has a window encoding:
- the recC gene encoding exodeoxyribonuclease V subunit gamma has protein sequence MPDATSLSAGFMVVHGNRLDELRSLVVSWMRRYPLAPLENEIALVQSNGIAQWLKLALAEDPQEDDMGGCGIAAAIDVQLPGSFMWQLYRMVLGRDEIPPKSLLDKAPLTWRLMRLLPELIDQPHFEPLQRFLTQDTDLRKRYQLAERLADLFDQYQVYRADWLEDWAAGRHQLRNGRGDAKPLDAANCWQAQLWRALLLDVGEEGMAESRAGVHQRFIERINRLEEAPKGLPSRVIVFGISSLPAQALEALAGLARFSQVLLCVHNPCRHHWSDIVADKDLLRNEYKRQARKAGMPVTIDPQALHQHAHPLLAAWGKQGRDYISLLDSYDDPDSYRAAFRDGRIDLFSDSEPTTLLNQLQDDILELRPLNETRELWPAVDLSRDTSIRFHIAHSAQREVEILHDQLLHRFSADPTLRPRDVIVMVPDVDSYAPHIRAVFGQLERSDPRFIPFTLTDQGQRGRDPLLIAVEHLLKLPDSRFPVSEILDLLDVPALRERFAIKERDLPTLHLWIEGAGIRWGLNAEQRAGLGLPGDLEQNSWRFGLRRMLLGYAVGSGAACEGIEPYDEIGGLDAALIGPLVALLDALNDAHNALSQPAAPQQWSERLQRLMQLFFLPSSEHDDFLLGQLEQLRETWLETCESVGLQDELPLTVVREAWLAGLDQGRLSQRFLAGAVNFCTLMPMRAIPFKLVCLLGMNDGDYPRAQPPLDFDLMGSDYRPGDRSRREDDRYLLLEALLSAREQLYISWVGRSIRDNSERPASVLVGQLRDHIASGWHHAEATALLNAMTQEHPLQPFSARYFHEGDPLFSYAREWQMLHEAPQAVMAEDELAQHQQEDPLSLGQLQDFLRNPVKHFFSQRLKVFFEAAEAPLADEEPFVLDALQRYSLSDSLLNAALSQPDHLDQALNAQALRLQGSGLLPMVGFGECLRNELIEPLPDLLQRYQHVLALWPIPHTAAEPVSFEYQGIALDGWISGLHRRGDGGLLSVTTIPNSIGSIKTRKWHRLIRPWVNHVVACACGLPLSTGLVASDDTLLLAPLEKASAERILGDLLLAWRHGMQKPLPVAVKTALAWLSQTDPAKAQAAASKAYEGDGQTTDGERRESPALTRQFPDYAALIASEEFEGWCETLYRPLIDAPWRSLTGEEAGA, from the coding sequence ATGCCGGATGCGACGTCCCTCAGTGCTGGATTCATGGTGGTTCACGGCAATCGCCTGGATGAACTGCGCAGTCTGGTGGTGAGCTGGATGCGCCGTTACCCCCTGGCGCCCCTTGAGAACGAAATCGCCCTGGTCCAAAGCAACGGCATCGCCCAATGGCTTAAGTTAGCCCTGGCTGAAGACCCGCAAGAGGATGACATGGGCGGCTGCGGTATCGCCGCGGCCATCGACGTGCAACTCCCCGGCAGCTTCATGTGGCAGCTTTACCGCATGGTCCTGGGCCGTGACGAAATTCCCCCGAAGTCCTTGCTCGATAAGGCCCCACTCACCTGGCGCCTGATGCGTCTGCTTCCTGAGCTCATCGATCAACCGCACTTCGAACCGTTGCAGCGTTTCCTGACCCAAGACACTGACCTGCGCAAGCGCTATCAACTGGCCGAGCGCCTGGCAGATCTGTTCGACCAATATCAGGTCTACCGCGCCGACTGGCTGGAAGACTGGGCCGCCGGCCGCCACCAATTGCGTAACGGCCGGGGTGACGCCAAGCCTCTGGACGCCGCCAACTGCTGGCAAGCCCAATTATGGCGAGCACTGCTGCTGGATGTAGGGGAAGAGGGCATGGCCGAAAGTCGTGCCGGCGTTCATCAACGCTTCATCGAACGTATCAATAGGCTTGAGGAGGCGCCCAAGGGATTGCCTTCGCGAGTGATCGTTTTCGGGATTTCTTCCCTGCCTGCGCAAGCGCTCGAAGCCCTTGCCGGCTTAGCCCGTTTCAGTCAGGTCCTGCTGTGCGTGCACAACCCTTGTCGCCACCATTGGTCCGACATCGTTGCCGACAAGGACCTGCTGCGTAACGAGTACAAACGCCAGGCACGCAAGGCCGGCATGCCGGTCACTATCGACCCACAAGCCCTGCACCAGCACGCCCATCCATTGCTGGCCGCATGGGGCAAACAGGGTCGAGACTACATCAGCCTGCTCGACAGCTATGACGATCCCGACAGCTATCGTGCCGCCTTTCGCGACGGGCGCATCGACCTGTTCAGCGACAGCGAACCCACCACACTGCTCAACCAGCTTCAGGACGACATCCTTGAGTTACGCCCGCTCAATGAAACGCGCGAATTATGGCCCGCTGTCGATCTGTCGCGTGATACATCAATCCGTTTCCATATCGCCCACAGCGCCCAACGCGAAGTGGAAATTCTCCACGACCAATTGCTCCATCGCTTCAGTGCCGACCCAACATTGCGTCCTCGGGACGTCATCGTCATGGTCCCCGATGTCGACAGCTACGCGCCGCACATTCGCGCCGTATTTGGCCAGTTGGAAAGAAGCGACCCGCGTTTTATCCCCTTCACCCTCACCGACCAAGGCCAACGCGGCCGCGATCCTCTGCTGATTGCCGTCGAGCATCTGCTCAAACTTCCCGACAGCCGCTTCCCCGTCAGCGAAATTCTCGACCTGCTCGACGTCCCCGCTTTGCGCGAACGTTTCGCCATCAAAGAGCGCGACCTGCCTACGCTGCACCTCTGGATCGAAGGTGCCGGCATCCGTTGGGGCCTCAATGCCGAGCAGCGCGCGGGGCTCGGTCTGCCGGGTGACCTTGAGCAAAACAGCTGGCGATTCGGCCTGCGCCGCATGTTGCTCGGTTACGCCGTTGGCAGCGGTGCCGCCTGTGAAGGAATCGAACCCTACGACGAAATCGGCGGCCTCGACGCGGCACTGATCGGCCCGCTGGTCGCGTTGCTCGACGCACTCAACGATGCGCATAACGCCTTGTCACAACCCGCTGCTCCTCAACAATGGAGCGAGCGCCTGCAACGTCTGATGCAACTGTTCTTCCTCCCAAGCAGCGAACACGACGACTTCCTCTTGGGTCAGCTCGAACAACTCAGGGAGACCTGGCTGGAAACCTGCGAGTCCGTTGGCCTGCAGGACGAGTTACCCCTCACCGTAGTCCGAGAAGCCTGGCTCGCCGGACTGGATCAGGGTCGACTCTCCCAGCGCTTCCTCGCAGGTGCTGTCAATTTTTGTACATTGATGCCCATGCGCGCGATCCCCTTCAAGCTTGTTTGCCTGCTTGGTATGAACGATGGCGACTATCCCCGCGCCCAGCCGCCGTTGGATTTCGACCTGATGGGCAGCGACTACCGCCCGGGCGATCGGTCACGCCGTGAGGACGACCGCTACCTGCTGCTCGAGGCACTGTTGTCCGCCCGCGAGCAGCTGTACATCAGCTGGGTGGGCCGCAGCATTCGGGATAACAGCGAGCGCCCGGCATCGGTGCTGGTTGGCCAACTTCGCGACCATATCGCAAGCGGCTGGCATCACGCTGAAGCGACCGCTTTACTCAACGCAATGACCCAGGAACACCCGCTCCAGCCGTTCAGCGCCCGCTATTTCCACGAAGGTGACCCACTCTTCAGCTATGCCCGCGAGTGGCAGATGCTTCACGAGGCGCCACAGGCCGTGATGGCAGAAGACGAACTGGCCCAACACCAGCAGGAAGATCCGCTCAGCCTCGGTCAGTTACAAGATTTCCTGCGCAACCCGGTCAAACACTTCTTCAGCCAGCGTCTGAAAGTATTCTTCGAAGCCGCTGAGGCGCCGTTGGCCGATGAAGAACCCTTCGTTCTCGATGCGTTGCAACGCTACAGCCTGAGCGACAGCTTGCTGAACGCCGCACTGTCACAGCCCGATCATCTCGACCAAGCCCTCAACGCCCAGGCGTTGCGTTTGCAAGGCAGTGGCCTGTTGCCCATGGTCGGCTTCGGCGAGTGCCTGCGCAACGAATTGATCGAGCCGTTGCCCGATCTGCTGCAACGCTACCAACACGTGCTAGCGCTCTGGCCGATCCCGCACACCGCTGCCGAACCGGTCAGTTTTGAGTATCAAGGCATCGCGCTGGACGGCTGGATCAGTGGCCTGCATCGGCGGGGTGACGGTGGTTTGCTCAGCGTCACCACCATCCCCAACAGTATCGGCTCGATCAAGACGCGCAAGTGGCATCGCTTGATCCGCCCATGGGTCAATCATGTGGTCGCCTGCGCCTGCGGCCTGCCGTTGAGCACCGGTTTGGTCGCCAGCGACGACACCTTGTTGTTGGCTCCCTTGGAGAAAGCGTCCGCTGAGCGAATCCTTGGCGACCTGCTGCTGGCCTGGCGCCACGGCATGCAAAAGCCACTTCCGGTGGCCGTCAAAACCGCGCTTGCCTGGCTGAGTCAAACCGACCCGGCCAAAGCCCAGGCCGCGGCCAGCAAAGCCTATGAAGGCGACGGCCAGACCACCGACGGTGAACGCCGCGAAAGCCCGGCACTCACTCGACAATTCCCCGATTACGCCGCGTTGATTGCCAGTGAAGAATTCGAAGGTTGGTGCGAAACTCTTTATCGCCCGCTGATCGATGCCCCATGGCGTTCACTCACAGGCGAGGAGGCCGGCGCATGA
- the msrQ gene encoding protein-methionine-sulfoxide reductase heme-binding subunit MsrQ: MRYPIWRIGVFIAAAVWPLLWLYEAWSFALGPDPGKVLVDRLGLGTLILLLITLGMTPLQKLSGWAGWIAVRRQLGLWCFAYVVLHLAAYCVFVLGLDWSQLGVELRKRPYIIVGALGFVQLLVLAVTSNRYSQRRLGARWKKLHRLVYVILGLGLLHMLWIVRADLKEWSIYAFIGALLLVTRIPPVMRRIPRIVARKASSATKV; the protein is encoded by the coding sequence ATGCGTTATCCCATCTGGCGCATTGGCGTATTTATCGCCGCGGCGGTGTGGCCGTTGTTATGGCTATATGAGGCGTGGAGTTTTGCCCTGGGGCCGGATCCGGGCAAGGTGCTGGTTGATCGGCTCGGCTTGGGGACGCTGATTCTCTTGCTGATAACGCTGGGAATGACGCCGTTGCAAAAGCTGAGCGGGTGGGCCGGCTGGATCGCTGTGCGCCGGCAGCTCGGGCTATGGTGCTTCGCTTATGTGGTGCTGCATCTGGCGGCGTACTGCGTGTTTGTCCTGGGGCTGGATTGGTCGCAGTTGGGCGTTGAGTTGCGCAAGCGGCCTTACATTATCGTGGGGGCGTTGGGGTTTGTGCAGTTACTGGTGTTGGCGGTGACGTCCAATCGCTATAGCCAGCGTCGGTTGGGAGCTCGCTGGAAGAAATTGCATCGCTTGGTGTATGTGATTCTTGGGCTTGGTCTGCTGCATATGTTGTGGATCGTGCGGGCTGATCTGAAGGAGTGGTCCATCTATGCGTTTATAGGTGCACTGCTGTTGGTGACGCGCATACCGCCTGTGATGCGTCGAATCCCTCGTATTGTTGCGAGAAAAGCATCTTCTGCAACAAAAGTGTAA
- the msrP gene encoding protein-methionine-sulfoxide reductase catalytic subunit MsrP codes for MLIKSPKASDCHESDVTPESFYLSRRSLLGGALAGFAAGSLPRWASADEASRYADVEPGKAPNWFAEKLPATKWQAVTVKDEAITPFKDATHYNNFYEFGTDKGDPAKNAGSLQTEPWSVVIDGEVAKPGRYALEDFMKPYQLEERIYRLRCVEAWSMVIPWIGFPISALLKQVEPTSKAKYIRFETLQDPKSMPGQRSSFGLIDWPYVEGLRLDEAMNPLAILAVGMYGRELPNQNGAPLRLVVPWKYGFKSVKSIVRISLVSEQPKTTWQSIAADEYGFYANVNPTVDHPRWTQARERRLPSGLFSPNVRETQMFNGYSDEVASLYAGLDLRKNY; via the coding sequence ATGTTAATCAAATCTCCTAAGGCGTCCGATTGCCATGAATCGGATGTCACCCCTGAATCTTTTTACCTTTCTCGCCGCAGCTTGCTCGGCGGTGCGCTTGCCGGTTTTGCAGCCGGTAGCCTGCCGCGTTGGGCCAGTGCTGACGAGGCGTCACGTTATGCTGATGTCGAGCCAGGCAAGGCACCCAATTGGTTTGCCGAGAAACTGCCGGCAACGAAATGGCAGGCGGTGACGGTCAAGGACGAAGCGATCACTCCGTTCAAGGATGCAACCCACTACAACAACTTCTACGAGTTCGGTACGGATAAGGGCGATCCCGCGAAAAATGCAGGATCACTCCAGACCGAGCCCTGGAGTGTGGTGATTGATGGTGAGGTTGCAAAGCCGGGGCGTTATGCCTTGGAAGACTTCATGAAACCCTACCAATTGGAAGAGCGGATCTATCGTTTGCGCTGTGTAGAAGCGTGGTCGATGGTTATCCCATGGATAGGCTTTCCGATCTCTGCCTTGCTCAAGCAGGTTGAGCCAACCTCCAAGGCCAAATACATCCGGTTTGAAACCCTTCAGGATCCCAAGAGCATGCCAGGGCAGCGCTCGAGTTTTGGCTTGATTGACTGGCCGTATGTAGAAGGGTTGCGCCTGGATGAAGCGATGAACCCGTTGGCGATTCTTGCGGTGGGTATGTATGGGCGGGAGCTGCCGAATCAGAACGGGGCGCCATTACGTCTGGTTGTGCCGTGGAAGTATGGTTTCAAGAGCGTGAAGTCGATCGTGCGCATCAGTCTTGTGAGTGAACAGCCGAAAACCACCTGGCAGAGCATTGCGGCCGATGAGTATGGGTTCTATGCAAATGTGAATCCCACGGTCGATCACCCCCGTTGGACTCAAGCACGTGAGCGGCGTCTGCCCAGTGGTCTGTTCAGTCCCAATGTCCGTGAGACACAGATGTTCAATGGCTACTCGGATGAGGTTGCTTCTTTATATGCCGGGCTTGATCTGCGGAAGAACTACTGA
- the pssA gene encoding CDP-diacylglycerol--serine O-phosphatidyltransferase, giving the protein MSERPEEPNKAFDAESLLPIDEHVEEGHDAEGRKVRHRGIYLLPNLFTTANLFAGFYSIINSMSAQSALAAGDAASASKYFGFAAIAIFVAMVLDGLDGRVARMTNTQSAFGAEYDSLSDMVAFGVAPALLAFAWALGDMGKVGWMVAFIYVAGAALRLARFNTQVGTADKRYFIGLASPAAAGVVAGIVWAFSDYGIQGSKMSFLVALMVAAAGMLMVSNIKYNSFKELDLKGRVPFVAILVVVLVFAVVFSDPPRILLLAFLVYAASGPIQYLLHLRRDKTLP; this is encoded by the coding sequence ATGAGCGAACGTCCCGAAGAGCCAAACAAGGCTTTTGACGCCGAAAGCCTGCTACCGATCGATGAGCATGTCGAAGAAGGGCATGATGCTGAAGGCCGCAAGGTCCGGCATCGTGGTATCTATCTTCTGCCCAACCTGTTCACCACCGCGAACCTGTTTGCCGGCTTCTACTCCATCATCAATTCCATGAGTGCCCAGAGCGCGCTGGCGGCTGGTGATGCGGCGAGTGCCAGCAAGTATTTCGGTTTTGCGGCTATCGCCATTTTTGTGGCTATGGTGCTGGACGGCCTGGATGGTCGCGTGGCACGCATGACCAACACCCAAAGTGCGTTCGGTGCTGAGTACGACTCTTTGTCGGACATGGTTGCCTTCGGTGTCGCCCCGGCATTGCTGGCATTTGCCTGGGCGCTGGGGGACATGGGCAAGGTGGGGTGGATGGTTGCCTTCATCTATGTTGCCGGTGCCGCGTTGCGCCTGGCACGCTTTAATACCCAGGTAGGCACTGCTGATAAACGTTATTTTATCGGGTTGGCCAGTCCGGCGGCTGCCGGTGTAGTCGCGGGTATCGTCTGGGCGTTCAGTGATTACGGGATCCAGGGGTCGAAGATGTCGTTCCTGGTCGCCTTGATGGTTGCTGCAGCCGGGATGTTGATGGTCAGTAATATTAAGTACAACAGCTTCAAGGAGCTGGACCTCAAGGGGCGCGTACCTTTTGTTGCCATCCTTGTGGTGGTGTTGGTATTCGCGGTGGTCTTCAGCGATCCGCCGCGTATTCTGCTTTTGGCGTTCCTGGTCTATGCCGCATCGGGGCCGATTCAATACCTCTTGCATCTGCGCCGGGACAAAACGTTGCCTTAA
- the ilvC gene encoding ketol-acid reductoisomerase: MKVYYEKDCDLSIIQGKKVAIIGYGSQGHAQACNLKDSGVDVTVGLRKGSATVAKAEAHGLKVTDVASAVAAADLVMILTPDEFQSALYKNEIEPNIKKGATLAFSHGFAIHYNQVVPRADLDVIMIAPKAPGHTVRSEFVKGGGIPDLIAIYQDASGNAKNVALSYAAGVGGGRTGIIETTFKDETETDLFGEQAVLCGGTVELVKAGFETLVEAGYAPEMAYFECLHELKLIVDLMYEGGIANMNYSISNNAEYGEYVTGPEVINAESRQAMRNALKRIQDGEYAKMFISEGATGYPSMTAKRRNNAAHGIEIIGEQLRSMMPWIGANKIVDKAKN, translated from the coding sequence ATGAAAGTTTATTACGAAAAAGACTGTGACCTGTCGATCATCCAGGGCAAGAAAGTCGCCATCATCGGTTACGGTTCCCAAGGTCACGCGCAAGCCTGCAACCTGAAAGATTCCGGCGTTGACGTGACTGTCGGCCTGCGTAAAGGCTCGGCCACTGTTGCCAAGGCTGAGGCCCACGGCCTGAAAGTGACTGACGTTGCTTCCGCTGTGGCTGCTGCCGACCTGGTCATGATCCTGACCCCGGACGAGTTCCAGTCCGCGCTGTACAAGAACGAAATCGAGCCGAACATCAAGAAGGGTGCCACCCTGGCCTTCTCCCACGGCTTCGCGATTCACTACAACCAGGTTGTGCCGCGCGCTGACCTGGACGTGATCATGATCGCGCCAAAAGCGCCGGGTCACACCGTACGTTCCGAGTTCGTCAAAGGCGGCGGTATCCCTGACCTGATCGCGATCTACCAGGACGCATCCGGCAACGCCAAAAACGTTGCACTGTCCTACGCTGCCGGCGTGGGCGGCGGTCGTACCGGCATCATCGAAACCACCTTCAAGGACGAGACTGAAACCGACCTGTTCGGCGAGCAGGCTGTTCTGTGTGGCGGTACCGTTGAGCTGGTAAAAGCCGGTTTCGAAACCTTGGTTGAAGCTGGCTACGCGCCGGAAATGGCCTACTTCGAATGCCTGCACGAACTGAAGCTGATCGTTGACCTCATGTACGAAGGCGGTATCGCCAACATGAACTACTCGATCTCCAACAACGCCGAATACGGCGAGTACGTGACTGGCCCGGAAGTGATCAACGCCGAGTCCCGTCAGGCCATGCGCAACGCCCTGAAACGTATTCAGGACGGCGAATACGCCAAAATGTTCATCAGCGAAGGTGCCACCGGCTACCCTTCGATGACCGCCAAGCGTCGTAACAACGCCGCTCACGGTATCGAAATCATCGGCGAGCAACTGCGCTCGATGATGCCGTGGATCGGTGCCAACAAGATCGTCGACAAAGCCAAAAACTAA
- the ilvN gene encoding acetolactate synthase small subunit, with protein sequence MRHIISLLLENEPGALSRVVGLFSQRNYNIESLTVAPTEDPTLSRLTLTTVGHDEVIEQITKNLNKLIEVVKLVDLSESAHIERELMLVKVKATGAQRAEIKRTTDIYRGQIVDVSASVYTVQLTGTSDKLDSFIQSIGTASILETVRSGVTGIARGDKVLSI encoded by the coding sequence ATGCGGCATATTATCTCCCTGCTTCTGGAGAACGAACCCGGCGCTCTGTCTCGTGTTGTCGGCCTGTTTTCGCAACGCAACTACAACATCGAAAGCCTGACCGTGGCTCCGACCGAGGACCCGACCCTGTCGCGCCTGACGTTGACCACCGTTGGTCACGATGAGGTGATCGAGCAGATCACCAAGAACCTCAACAAGCTGATCGAAGTGGTCAAGCTGGTCGATCTGTCGGAAAGTGCCCACATTGAGCGTGAGCTGATGCTGGTTAAAGTCAAGGCCACGGGTGCCCAACGTGCCGAGATCAAGCGGACTACCGACATCTATCGCGGGCAGATCGTCGATGTGAGCGCCAGCGTTTATACCGTGCAATTGACCGGTACAAGCGACAAGCTGGACAGCTTTATCCAATCGATCGGGACGGCCTCGATTCTGGAAACCGTCCGCAGTGGTGTCACCGGGATTGCCCGTGGCGACAAAGTACTCAGCATCTAA